A stretch of Paenibacillus mucilaginosus 3016 DNA encodes these proteins:
- a CDS encoding glycoside hydrolase family 3 C-terminal domain-containing protein codes for MTTETKMPFQDTRLPLEERVQDLVSRLTLEEKINLMCQYQEEIPRLGIAKYKHGTEGAHGVAWLGEATVFPQNVGLACTWNPELMREIGSVIGDEARVYYQRNPEINGLTIWAPTVDMERDPRWGRTEEAYGEDPYLTGRLSTELVKGMQGDHPFYLKTAATLKHFLGNNNEMDRGECSASIDPRNMREYYLKAFEPAFREGGAQSMMTAYNSVNGTPCNLNPDVNAIVKGEWGMDGFVVSDAGDVLGTVNEHRYFASYAEAVAASVRSGIDSITDDVGITLRAIRDALEGGLLAEEDLDRAVGNAFRVRIRLGEFDSPEENPYAHVPEAKLCAPEHAALSLQAAREGFVLLKNEGLLPLAKPASIAVIGPLADVVHTDWYSGTPPYRITPLEGVAERMAPGTVIHRTGGDRIRIKSLRTGRYVRLGGADGLSLTADGTAEEAEVFERTDWGWGSVTLKSAGNGLFVTESETGLAASAAEAKGWFVKEAFGFEEGPDGSSVWKSWEGRTITAGEQGLTAAEAVNGGAAAGGEERFVLELLEDGLKAAVEAARQAETAIVFLGNSPFINGKECVDRPDLTLAPAKEALLQAVLAANPRTVAVLVGSYPFAVNWAQAHVPAILYTSHAGQELGRAAADVLFGDCSPAGRLNMTWYKSAADLPDLLDYDIIKGKRTYQYFDGEVLYPFGHGLSYTEFRYLEVQAAPSENGAFNVTVTVQNAGSRAGDEVVQLYVKAGESRVPRPLKTLAGFRRIHLLPGQTEQVEFTVEAPQLAFWDVTREKYCVEEGTYRFMAGGSSGNLPLAAELPVQGERVPPRRLDESVAAANYDDYEGVTIEECREGGTSVRASREGSWIAFREAALGAGAAVLEARVTAPQPGGRVEVRLDAPDGPAAGSLTVPPTGGWQAWTTVSTALADAAGVRDVYLVFGGAVQLSWLRLK; via the coding sequence ATGACCACCGAAACCAAAATGCCGTTCCAGGATACCCGTTTGCCGCTGGAGGAGCGTGTGCAGGACCTTGTGTCCCGCCTGACACTCGAAGAGAAGATCAACCTGATGTGCCAATACCAGGAGGAGATCCCGCGGCTCGGGATCGCAAAATACAAGCACGGCACCGAAGGAGCCCACGGCGTCGCTTGGCTGGGAGAGGCCACGGTGTTCCCGCAAAATGTCGGGCTCGCCTGCACGTGGAACCCCGAGCTGATGAGAGAGATCGGCTCGGTCATCGGCGACGAAGCACGGGTGTACTACCAGCGCAATCCGGAGATCAACGGCCTGACGATCTGGGCGCCTACCGTGGATATGGAGCGCGATCCCCGCTGGGGCCGGACCGAAGAAGCCTACGGCGAAGATCCGTATCTTACGGGCAGGCTCTCCACGGAGCTCGTGAAGGGCATGCAGGGCGACCATCCGTTCTATCTGAAGACGGCGGCGACGCTCAAGCACTTCCTCGGCAACAACAACGAGATGGACCGAGGGGAATGCTCGGCCTCGATCGACCCGCGGAACATGCGCGAGTATTATCTCAAGGCGTTCGAGCCGGCCTTCCGCGAAGGGGGCGCCCAGTCGATGATGACCGCCTATAATTCCGTGAACGGCACGCCGTGCAACCTGAACCCGGATGTGAACGCCATCGTGAAGGGCGAATGGGGCATGGACGGCTTCGTCGTCAGCGATGCGGGCGATGTGCTCGGAACAGTGAACGAGCACCGCTATTTCGCCTCGTATGCGGAGGCGGTGGCCGCGTCGGTCCGCAGCGGCATCGACAGCATCACCGACGATGTGGGCATTACGCTGCGCGCCATACGGGACGCGCTGGAAGGGGGGCTCCTCGCCGAGGAGGATCTCGACCGGGCGGTAGGCAATGCCTTCCGGGTACGGATCCGGCTCGGCGAATTCGACAGCCCGGAGGAGAATCCGTATGCCCATGTGCCGGAGGCGAAGCTGTGCGCTCCGGAGCATGCCGCACTGTCACTGCAGGCGGCCCGCGAAGGCTTTGTGCTGCTCAAGAACGAGGGGCTGCTCCCGCTGGCGAAGCCGGCATCCATTGCTGTGATCGGGCCGCTGGCGGACGTGGTCCACACGGACTGGTACAGCGGAACGCCGCCGTACCGCATCACCCCGCTGGAGGGGGTGGCGGAGCGGATGGCGCCGGGGACCGTCATCCACCGGACCGGCGGCGACCGGATCCGGATCAAGTCGCTGCGCACCGGGCGGTATGTCCGGCTCGGCGGAGCGGACGGGCTCTCGCTGACGGCCGACGGCACAGCGGAAGAGGCGGAAGTGTTCGAGCGCACGGACTGGGGCTGGGGCAGCGTCACGCTGAAGAGCGCCGGCAATGGACTCTTCGTCACCGAAAGCGAGACAGGGCTGGCGGCTTCGGCTGCCGAGGCCAAGGGCTGGTTCGTTAAGGAGGCGTTCGGCTTCGAAGAGGGACCGGACGGTTCCTCGGTCTGGAAGTCGTGGGAAGGCCGGACGATCACCGCAGGAGAACAGGGCTTGACGGCCGCTGAAGCCGTGAACGGCGGCGCGGCAGCCGGCGGGGAGGAGCGCTTCGTGCTCGAGCTGCTCGAGGACGGGCTGAAGGCCGCGGTGGAGGCGGCGCGTCAGGCGGAGACGGCTATCGTGTTTCTCGGCAATTCGCCGTTCATCAACGGCAAGGAGTGCGTCGACCGGCCGGACCTGACGCTGGCGCCCGCCAAGGAAGCGCTGCTGCAGGCGGTGCTTGCGGCCAACCCCCGGACGGTGGCCGTGCTCGTCGGCAGCTACCCGTTCGCGGTGAACTGGGCGCAGGCGCATGTGCCGGCGATCCTGTACACGTCCCATGCGGGCCAGGAGCTCGGCCGCGCGGCGGCGGACGTGCTCTTCGGGGACTGCAGCCCGGCCGGCCGGCTCAACATGACCTGGTACAAGTCGGCCGCCGATCTGCCGGACCTGCTCGATTACGACATCATCAAGGGGAAGCGCACGTACCAGTATTTTGACGGTGAGGTGCTCTATCCGTTCGGCCATGGGCTGTCTTACACGGAATTCCGGTACCTCGAAGTGCAGGCTGCTCCCTCGGAAAATGGTGCGTTTAACGTCACGGTGACGGTACAGAATGCCGGCAGCCGGGCGGGAGATGAGGTTGTCCAGCTGTACGTCAAAGCGGGAGAGTCCCGGGTGCCGCGGCCGCTCAAGACGCTGGCCGGCTTCCGAAGAATCCACCTGCTGCCGGGCCAAACGGAGCAAGTGGAGTTTACCGTGGAGGCGCCGCAGCTGGCATTCTGGGACGTCACACGGGAGAAGTATTGCGTGGAAGAAGGGACATACCGGTTCATGGCCGGAGGCTCTTCCGGGAACCTTCCGCTGGCAGCGGAGCTTCCGGTGCAGGGGGAGCGGGTGCCGCCGCGCCGGCTGGATGAGAGCGTCGCTGCGGCGAACTATGACGATTATGAAGGCGTGACGATCGAGGAATGCCGCGAGGGCGGCACTAGTGTGCGGGCTTCGCGTGAGGGCAGCTGGATCGCGTTCCGGGAAGCGGCGCTTGGCGCTGGCGCTGCTGTTCTGGAGGCGCGGGTAACCGCCCCGCAGCCGGGCGGCCGGGTGGAAGTGCGGCTGGATGCCCCGGACGGACCGGCTGCAGGCAGCCTCACGGTGCCGCCGACCGGGGGATGGCAGGCCTGGACGACGGTTAGCACGGCGCTCGCGGATGCCGCGGGGGTGCGGGATGTGTACCTCGTCTTCGGCGGAGCCGTACAGCTTAGCTGGCTGCGGCTGAAGTGA
- a CDS encoding MerR family transcriptional regulator, with the protein MQTYTAKEITAELLQAYPQINLRTVRYYTQIGIVPPLELSGNKRVYTSKHLHYFRAVLTLAKTGETLAAIQEKLRPLPLEEIIRVGNQISVVDSGQVLQNETHRVSEDVYITLGPRVSAELRQRVIESVSKLVNGGDRT; encoded by the coding sequence ATGCAGACCTACACGGCCAAAGAAATCACCGCCGAGCTGCTCCAGGCCTATCCGCAGATCAACCTGAGAACGGTCCGGTATTACACGCAGATCGGCATTGTGCCGCCCCTCGAGCTCTCGGGTAACAAGCGCGTTTACACCTCGAAGCACCTTCATTATTTTCGTGCGGTGCTGACGCTCGCCAAGACCGGGGAAACCCTCGCTGCGATCCAGGAAAAGCTGAGGCCCCTCCCCCTGGAGGAGATTATCCGGGTCGGGAACCAGATCTCCGTTGTGGACAGCGGACAGGTGCTGCAGAACGAGACGCATCGAGTAAGCGAAGATGTGTACATTACGCTGGGTCCCCGCGTTTCGGCGGAGCTCAGGCAGAGAGTGATCGAGTCCGTATCCAAGCTCGTGAATGGGGGAGATCGGACATGA
- a CDS encoding RNA polymerase sigma factor, which translates to METLGISEETARELFQDHASYVYGIALMLTRSASAADDITQETFLRAYQKYAIYDPTRPVRPWLYRMTVNMSRSMLRRQRWLTFFGQTPEQGSVPSIEEAVLQLETNRELWELVESLTPKRKEVIVLFYYAGLPLPEVAEILGIRLGTCKSRLHAALEQLRSGHHPAAFQRPSLAAKEVIE; encoded by the coding sequence GTGGAGACATTAGGCATTTCTGAAGAGACGGCGCGGGAGCTGTTCCAAGATCATGCTTCCTATGTGTACGGCATTGCGCTCATGCTGACCCGTTCCGCATCGGCAGCAGATGATATTACGCAGGAGACGTTCCTGCGTGCATACCAGAAATATGCTATTTATGACCCCACCCGTCCGGTCCGCCCCTGGTTGTACCGGATGACGGTGAACATGTCCCGAAGCATGCTTCGAAGACAGCGTTGGCTAACGTTCTTCGGCCAGACACCGGAGCAGGGAAGCGTGCCCTCGATCGAAGAAGCCGTGCTGCAGCTGGAGACGAACCGGGAATTATGGGAATTGGTGGAGTCGCTGACCCCCAAAAGAAAGGAAGTCATCGTTCTGTTCTATTATGCCGGGCTGCCTTTGCCGGAAGTGGCGGAAATCCTGGGTATCCGGCTCGGAACCTGCAAATCCCGTCTTCACGCCGCGCTGGAGCAGCTGAGAAGCGGGCACCACCCGGCTGCTTTCCAGCGTCCGTCTCTTGCAGCGAAGGAGGTCATTGAATGA
- a CDS encoding DUF4179 domain-containing protein: MNLRRKNRNQTLPHPVPPPFVSQRMHELSPSFPFETVWEIHQSQAASESSPRRVSNSKRKMVKAAVLLFGAIAAAGAAVMSPGVSASLKQIPFVEMLYEKAGQHTLLSELGMEDIWKKELSTTTSLSVTDQDIRFTVADVYYDGIQIVLSYQVEYLGRTDPITENDAGVYYQYRILGARPTLSGTHEFTITGDRTFVGTTIINVEPLPENPRLRFEVPRIGDIYGDWSVTVPLSLDKTSSQIHVMNPNLTSSYEGMEFTVEEIRFTPVSTQIVVKTKYTYPSEQTLWFKLLDDLDTPLPPAGGDMGGKGMMRVNYGSLPDISPRPEFVTLVVGRSPSEYVERKSREVYNDLNGKFPLVLEGTPGGTVTVTGIELLEDKTILRYTASDADNQFPNLLLVDSSNEQYSENALPIRTSRETFSFEAEYPPLGSTTGLRLLNIITETPEDREKPLRLRIPIDWEASSLRQK; encoded by the coding sequence ATGAACCTGCGCAGGAAGAATAGGAATCAGACACTGCCGCATCCCGTTCCCCCGCCATTCGTGTCCCAGCGAATGCATGAGCTATCCCCCTCCTTTCCTTTTGAGACGGTGTGGGAAATCCATCAATCGCAGGCGGCCTCTGAGAGCAGCCCTAGACGTGTCTCTAACAGCAAGAGGAAAATGGTAAAAGCGGCTGTGCTCCTGTTCGGTGCAATCGCTGCGGCCGGAGCAGCCGTCATGAGTCCCGGCGTGAGCGCCTCCCTCAAGCAAATTCCATTTGTGGAGATGCTGTACGAAAAAGCCGGTCAGCACACCCTTCTCTCCGAGCTCGGTATGGAGGATATCTGGAAGAAGGAACTCAGCACCACGACAAGCCTGTCCGTCACCGATCAAGATATCCGTTTTACGGTAGCGGATGTGTACTATGACGGCATTCAAATTGTGCTTTCTTATCAAGTAGAATATCTGGGGAGGACAGATCCTATTACCGAAAACGATGCAGGTGTTTACTATCAGTACCGGATCTTGGGAGCCCGTCCAACCCTGAGCGGCACCCATGAATTTACCATTACCGGCGACCGTACCTTTGTAGGCACTACGATTATCAATGTGGAACCTCTGCCTGAGAACCCCAGGCTCCGATTCGAGGTTCCTCGAATCGGTGATATCTACGGGGATTGGAGCGTTACCGTCCCTCTCTCCCTGGACAAAACCTCCTCACAGATTCATGTGATGAACCCTAACTTGACATCGTCCTATGAAGGCATGGAGTTCACGGTAGAGGAAATAAGATTCACACCGGTATCCACACAGATAGTCGTTAAAACAAAGTACACTTACCCGAGTGAGCAGACTTTATGGTTCAAACTGCTGGATGATCTTGATACCCCCTTGCCCCCCGCAGGAGGAGATATGGGTGGTAAGGGTATGATGAGGGTCAACTACGGTTCACTTCCTGACATCAGTCCACGCCCTGAGTTTGTCACACTTGTTGTCGGACGTTCTCCCAGTGAATATGTGGAGAGAAAGAGCCGTGAAGTCTACAACGACTTAAATGGCAAGTTTCCACTCGTCCTGGAAGGTACCCCGGGAGGAACCGTTACAGTTACCGGCATAGAACTGCTGGAGGACAAGACCATCCTACGTTATACAGCCAGCGACGCCGATAACCAATTTCCGAACTTGCTGCTGGTTGATTCATCGAACGAGCAGTATAGTGAAAACGCACTACCCATCCGTACCTCAAGGGAAACGTTCTCTTTCGAAGCGGAATATCCGCCCTTAGGTTCCACGACAGGTCTTCGGCTTTTGAACATCATCACTGAGACTCCTGAAGACCGCGAAAAACCGCTGCGGCTCCGAATCCCCATCGATTGGGAAGCATCTTCGCTCCGGCAAAAATAG
- a CDS encoding alpha/beta fold hydrolase, giving the protein MTEKMIAHSGVEICTESFGDPEHPAVLLIMGAMCSMVYWDEEFCRRLADTGRFVIRYDNRDTGRSTVYEPGQSRYGVPDLADDAAAVLDAYEIGQAHIVGLSLGGMIAQVLALRHPGRVRSLTLIGSSIFGSDEPARDLPPMDPKILDYHAGGSAVDWSDPEAAAQYLTEGSRLLCGPKRTFDEQRVGRQVRQEVSRARNLLSMYNHALLRGDDAYEGRLGEIRVPALIIHGTDDTALPYPHAEALAGGLPNASLLPLEGAGHEVHPDDWETIIRAIEDHTAGV; this is encoded by the coding sequence ATGACGGAAAAAATGATTGCCCATAGCGGCGTTGAGATTTGCACGGAGAGCTTTGGAGACCCGGAACATCCGGCCGTCTTATTGATTATGGGAGCAATGTGCTCCATGGTGTACTGGGATGAGGAGTTCTGCCGGCGCCTGGCGGATACCGGGCGATTCGTTATCCGCTACGACAACCGGGATACCGGACGCTCCACGGTGTACGAGCCGGGACAATCCCGCTATGGCGTTCCCGATCTGGCGGATGATGCGGCCGCGGTGCTGGACGCATATGAGATTGGGCAGGCCCACATCGTCGGCCTGTCGCTCGGCGGGATGATCGCCCAGGTCCTTGCCCTGAGGCATCCCGGCCGGGTGCGGAGCCTGACCCTCATCGGATCGAGCATCTTCGGCTCGGATGAGCCTGCCCGGGATCTGCCGCCGATGGACCCGAAGATCCTTGACTACCATGCGGGCGGCTCGGCCGTCGACTGGTCCGATCCGGAGGCGGCCGCGCAATACCTGACGGAAGGCTCGCGGCTGCTGTGCGGCCCGAAACGCACCTTCGATGAGCAGCGGGTCGGCCGGCAGGTCCGGCAGGAAGTCAGCCGGGCCCGGAACCTCCTCAGCATGTATAATCATGCCCTGCTCCGGGGTGACGATGCCTACGAAGGCAGGCTCGGGGAGATCCGGGTTCCGGCCCTGATCATTCATGGCACGGACGACACGGCGCTGCCCTACCCTCATGCGGAGGCCTTGGCCGGCGGGCTGCCGAACGCCTCGCTGCTCCCCCTCGAGGGCGCCGGACACGAGGTGCATCCCGACGATTGGGAGACGATCATCCGCGCGATAGAGGACCATACGGCAGGAGTCTGA
- a CDS encoding DUF4097 family beta strand repeat-containing protein, with product MKKRNAKGGILLMAGGVLLLILALTQEGWSTLPVSFSMGTKEIRMEESADAASTGRIAIHSGSTDVRVIPAASDKIHARLMGKASPDYADQLKLEVKPQNGTLQIGVVEPDSIHIGINLTELELIVELPPKDWESLSIRTQSGDLKLDDLKGSEVAAEASSGDIEARRIEAAGFKLRTTSGNIRSEEFKGQELTFQAESGDVILVRGHSALKGSTGSGSITVETEEILHPADLSAGSGDVTVQSDRRPPSLHLDYRSSSGSGSILWDGFVYVDQSEDGERISGAFGAGEIPLKVRTSSGSFTLQD from the coding sequence ATGAAAAAGCGAAATGCAAAAGGTGGGATTCTGCTTATGGCAGGCGGAGTGCTGCTGCTGATCCTTGCCCTGACCCAGGAAGGCTGGAGTACCCTTCCCGTATCTTTCTCGATGGGCACCAAGGAGATCCGGATGGAGGAATCTGCAGATGCCGCTTCCACGGGGCGGATCGCCATCCATTCAGGCAGCACGGACGTTCGGGTGATTCCGGCCGCCTCGGACAAGATTCACGCCCGGCTGATGGGCAAAGCCAGCCCGGACTATGCCGACCAGCTGAAGCTCGAAGTGAAACCGCAGAACGGAACGCTTCAGATTGGCGTTGTCGAACCGGACAGCATCCACATCGGCATTAACCTGACGGAGCTCGAGCTCATCGTGGAGCTGCCGCCAAAAGACTGGGAGTCGCTGAGCATCCGGACCCAAAGCGGAGATCTGAAACTGGACGATCTGAAGGGCAGTGAGGTGGCGGCGGAAGCAAGCTCGGGAGATATTGAAGCCAGACGGATTGAGGCCGCCGGGTTCAAGCTTCGAACGACATCAGGAAATATCCGTTCCGAGGAATTCAAAGGCCAAGAGCTGACCTTCCAAGCGGAGTCAGGGGATGTGATTCTCGTTCGCGGGCATTCGGCGCTGAAGGGATCGACCGGTTCGGGGAGTATTACGGTCGAGACCGAGGAGATTCTCCATCCGGCGGATCTTAGTGCAGGCAGTGGAGACGTGACGGTCCAATCGGACCGCCGGCCCCCATCCCTGCATCTGGACTACCGAAGCAGCTCCGGGAGCGGCAGCATCCTTTGGGATGGCTTCGTATACGTGGATCAAAGTGAGGATGGGGAGCGGATCTCCGGGGCGTTTGGGGCCGGCGAGATCCCTTTGAAGGTGCGCACATCCTCAGGAAGCTTCACGCTCCAGGACTAG
- a CDS encoding TetR/AcrR family transcriptional regulator, whose product MAKAREFDEQKALTEAMHVFWEKGYEAASLSDLTSRMGIQKPSLYAAYGDKLSLFESALRNYNQLHAKSVRLKLNKITSVKTAFRLLFLEGAFPNGTQERNGCFCINTMVELAPHDAKFEILSREHQQYLAAIFEDTLERGVTSGEIDGSVNCRAIAQSLVVAFIGITVLKKSNPNREWIDNCIDSALSLLTAPLCTKPDEGTVG is encoded by the coding sequence ATGGCTAAAGCTCGCGAGTTCGATGAACAAAAGGCATTAACAGAAGCTATGCATGTTTTTTGGGAGAAAGGGTACGAGGCTGCTTCATTAAGTGACTTAACATCTCGCATGGGGATTCAGAAACCTAGTTTATATGCTGCATACGGAGACAAGTTGTCTTTATTTGAATCAGCTCTTCGAAATTATAACCAGTTACATGCTAAATCCGTTCGCTTGAAGCTAAACAAAATTACGAGTGTCAAGACTGCTTTCAGGCTCCTGTTTCTGGAAGGGGCATTCCCTAACGGAACGCAAGAGCGGAATGGCTGCTTCTGCATTAATACAATGGTGGAGCTGGCTCCGCACGACGCGAAGTTTGAAATTTTGTCACGAGAGCATCAACAATATTTGGCAGCGATATTTGAAGATACGCTTGAACGGGGGGTAACCTCCGGAGAGATCGATGGATCGGTCAACTGCCGGGCAATAGCTCAGTCCCTTGTGGTGGCTTTCATTGGAATAACCGTATTAAAGAAATCAAACCCTAATCGGGAATGGATCGATAATTGCATCGACTCAGCGCTGTCGTTACTCACAGCGCCCCTATGTACAAAACCTGACGAGGGAACAGTTGGGTAG
- a CDS encoding PadR family transcriptional regulator, which produces MARNQDPVVKEESLGHVVKVQQVIDFMVLSELQKGRRYASEMEQWIIKSLDGVGVNDGYLSARLKKLAENGHVKREWGDDNRYNRYYEITDSGMVYFRALLSDLPDRVKLAQKVYKLFDSYVGQFAQTRV; this is translated from the coding sequence ATGGCACGCAACCAGGATCCGGTCGTCAAGGAAGAATCGCTTGGTCATGTCGTGAAAGTGCAGCAGGTCATCGATTTCATGGTACTGTCGGAGCTTCAAAAGGGCCGCCGGTATGCCAGCGAGATGGAGCAGTGGATCATCAAATCACTGGATGGGGTCGGAGTGAACGACGGCTATCTCAGTGCCCGGCTCAAGAAACTGGCGGAGAACGGCCATGTGAAGCGGGAATGGGGCGACGATAACCGCTACAACCGGTACTACGAGATTACCGACTCCGGGATGGTCTACTTTCGGGCGCTGCTGTCCGATCTGCCGGACCGAGTCAAGCTCGCGCAGAAGGTATACAAGCTGTTCGACTCTTATGTGGGTCAGTTTGCGCAGACCCGGGTGTAA